A region of Chloracidobacterium sp. DNA encodes the following proteins:
- a CDS encoding site-specific DNA-methyltransferase — protein sequence MSKTPIKKSIETFTHEEASRKNIPTAEHESVMHEEQKSPIRVAYERRNRDLDPQLVWRGKDEQDWSDLVVQAPPLYIQEKVHPKVLIDDLRRQTEKAEKTAVDAQIDLFADFNGLPDEGAKTEFYQHDQNWSNRMILGDSLQVMASLAEREGLRGQVQCVYIDPPYGIKFNSNFQWSTTSRDVKDGNADHITREPEQVKAFRDTWRDGVHSYLTYLRDRLTVARDLLTESGSIFVQIGDENVHLVRSVLDEVFGADNFIANIAYQTTPYATSDTLPAVFDTLLWYARKRSSVKFRQLYKSKSDMQSIDRFSSLLSEDGKTTRTMTKEEHQAGEPSKGWTQFQAVSLVSPGRASQPQPFSFQGKIYYPPPNSHWKTVVTGLERAALAGRIHATSNGVRFRSFITDFSISITHNIWSDTSGGISSRSDEKRYVVQTSPKVVERCLLMATDPGDLVLDPTCGSGTTAYVSEQWGRRWITIDTSRVALALARARIMGTRYTYYLLADSSEGQQKEAEITRKVPSSQPTHQDLRHGFVYERVPHVMLSSIANNSEIDEIWNDFQPRLEEVREKLNSALGTHLEEWEIPRGREDEWEKEAKFLHSEWWRLLTDRQSEIHKSIAAKAENEYLYDKPFDDNRKIRVAGPFTVESLSPHRTLGVDENDELIDPMKDPGRDEEKDFVSMILENLHTAGVQQAHKDDKIDFSSLTPWPGEMVCAEGRYEESGTERRAAIFVGPEFGTVSRPDLVQAAREAGDAGFDVLIACAFNYDALSSEFDKLGKIPVLKARMNADLHMAEDLKNTGKGNLFVIFGEPDIDILDSPNGQIQVRVNGVDVFHPNTGEVRSDGADGIACWFIDTDYNEESFFVRQAYFLGANDPYKSLKTTLKAEINEEAWSTLHSDTSRPFDKPDSGRIAVKVINHLGDEVMKVFRV from the coding sequence ATGTCGAAAACTCCAATTAAAAAATCGATCGAAACATTCACCCACGAAGAGGCCTCGCGGAAGAATATTCCGACGGCGGAGCATGAGTCGGTGATGCACGAGGAGCAGAAGTCGCCGATACGTGTGGCTTACGAGCGGCGTAACCGCGATCTTGATCCGCAGCTTGTTTGGCGGGGCAAGGACGAGCAGGATTGGTCGGATCTGGTCGTACAGGCTCCGCCGCTCTATATTCAGGAAAAGGTGCATCCAAAGGTGCTAATAGACGATCTTCGACGGCAAACCGAGAAGGCCGAAAAGACGGCCGTTGATGCACAGATCGATCTTTTTGCCGATTTCAACGGGCTGCCGGACGAAGGTGCGAAGACCGAGTTTTACCAGCACGATCAAAACTGGTCGAACCGGATGATCCTCGGCGATTCGCTTCAGGTAATGGCGAGCCTTGCCGAACGCGAAGGCCTTCGCGGACAGGTGCAGTGCGTCTACATCGACCCGCCATACGGCATCAAGTTCAACTCCAATTTTCAATGGTCAACCACTAGTCGGGATGTAAAGGATGGCAATGCGGATCACATTACACGCGAACCCGAACAGGTCAAAGCTTTTCGAGACACCTGGCGTGATGGAGTTCATTCGTATCTCACATATCTTCGTGATCGCCTAACGGTCGCACGTGATTTATTGACAGAATCAGGCTCCATTTTTGTTCAGATAGGCGATGAAAATGTGCATCTTGTGCGGTCGGTCTTGGACGAAGTCTTTGGTGCAGATAATTTCATCGCAAACATCGCGTACCAGACCACACCCTATGCGACGAGTGATACATTACCAGCCGTTTTCGACACTCTGCTTTGGTACGCACGGAAACGATCATCGGTTAAGTTTCGACAGTTATACAAATCGAAAAGCGACATGCAAAGTATTGATCGTTTCTCGAGCCTGCTTAGCGAAGATGGCAAAACTACTCGTACAATGACGAAAGAGGAACATCAAGCGGGAGAGCCGTCGAAAGGTTGGACGCAGTTTCAGGCCGTCTCACTGGTCTCTCCCGGACGGGCGTCGCAACCCCAACCTTTTTCTTTTCAAGGGAAAATCTACTATCCGCCCCCCAATTCTCACTGGAAAACAGTGGTTACGGGACTCGAACGAGCCGCCTTAGCGGGGCGAATTCATGCAACTTCTAATGGTGTTCGTTTCCGCAGCTTCATTACCGACTTTTCTATTTCGATAACGCATAATATTTGGTCTGACACAAGCGGCGGTATCTCAAGCCGAAGCGATGAAAAACGGTATGTCGTACAGACTAGCCCAAAGGTAGTGGAGCGGTGTCTTTTAATGGCTACTGACCCTGGCGATCTTGTTCTGGACCCGACCTGTGGCTCGGGCACCACCGCTTACGTCTCCGAACAATGGGGCAGGCGCTGGATTACGATCGATACATCACGAGTCGCCTTGGCTCTGGCCCGTGCACGTATCATGGGGACTCGTTATACGTATTATCTACTCGCTGATTCATCCGAGGGACAGCAAAAGGAAGCCGAAATCACGCGAAAAGTTCCGTCAAGTCAGCCGACGCACCAAGATCTCCGACACGGATTCGTCTACGAACGCGTTCCACACGTAATGCTTAGCTCCATCGCTAACAATAGCGAGATAGACGAAATCTGGAATGATTTTCAGCCACGGCTAGAAGAGGTACGCGAAAAACTAAATTCAGCACTAGGAACGCACTTGGAAGAATGGGAGATACCACGCGGTAGGGAAGACGAATGGGAGAAGGAAGCGAAATTCTTGCATTCCGAATGGTGGCGACTTCTGACTGATCGCCAAAGTGAAATCCACAAATCGATTGCCGCCAAAGCCGAGAATGAATATCTCTATGACAAACCCTTCGATGACAACCGAAAAATCCGAGTCGCCGGGCCATTTACGGTCGAGAGTCTCTCGCCACATCGAACGCTCGGTGTGGATGAAAACGACGAACTGATCGATCCGATGAAAGATCCGGGCCGCGACGAAGAAAAAGATTTCGTTTCGATGATCCTCGAAAACCTTCATACCGCCGGTGTTCAGCAGGCCCATAAGGATGACAAGATCGATTTTAGCTCGCTGACGCCATGGCCGGGTGAGATGGTTTGTGCAGAGGGAAGATATGAGGAATCCGGCACTGAGCGCCGAGCGGCGATCTTCGTGGGCCCCGAGTTCGGAACCGTTTCGCGTCCCGATCTGGTCCAAGCCGCCCGCGAGGCCGGCGACGCCGGGTTTGACGTGTTGATCGCCTGTGCGTTCAACTACGATGCCCTTTCATCCGAGTTCGACAAGTTAGGCAAGATCCCGGTGCTCAAAGCCCGCATGAACGCCGACCTGCATATGGCCGAGGACCTGAAAAATACCGGCAAGGGCAATCTGTTTGTGATCTTCGGCGAGCCGGACATCGACATTCTCGACAGCCCGAACGGCCAGATCCAGGTCAGGGTCAACGGCGTGGACGTTTTCCACCCAAACACCGGCGAGGTCCGCAGCGACGGAGCCGACGGCATCGCTTGTTGGTTCATCGACACTGACTACAACGAAGAAAGCTTCTTCGTCCGCCAAGCCTATTTCCTCGGTGCCAACGACCCATATAAATCTCTAAAAACAACCCTCAAAGCCGAGATCAACGAAGAAGCCTGGTCCACGCTCCACAGCGACACATCCCGACCCTTCGACAAACCAGACAGCGGTCGCATTGCTGTTAAAGTAATCAACCATCTTGGGGATGAGGTGATGAAGGTATTTAGAGTGTAA
- a CDS encoding DUF262 domain-containing protein produces the protein MIKSVNNYPISQLFDIDASVVYVIPKYQREYTWGKQHWQNLFDDLIENDPGYFLGSIICINQSTDTLAIQELEVVDGQQRLTTISLLFAAVYKAFGSGTGELNEDLLVERNNMKRKLVLRGASDRMRVVPQSQNRNHDDYRAILSEIEVINQYEIPLNAGNRRVMKAFRYFQTRIEELITAADDRNAALIGFVDKLSRASLVKIEVASHTDAYVLFESLNDRGMPLTAVDLIKNKLLAKIDRDDPVRVDYYFEQWLALLNELGEEYAIHERFFRQYYNAFKDELKGIIEVPIATRSNLIFIFEKLINHNATECLTKAAAAARLYSFILSRRTDNTLQDLRKPLQDLERIQGAPSYVLLLNLLTRRGQLGLNTEHLKAIINDLAVFFVRRNLTDTPPTHEVARLPLKILEGSRGLTGQDVVDFIQAQLAAVSSTDAEFRRRLEGSIYEENIGVARYVLTALAEDSMTTETFTDLWEKPGTQMTWTIEHIFPQGENIPESWVQMMADGDSEHAKQIQLLHVHRLGNLTITGYNSSLGNKSFVDKRDRTDSAGRFVGYKNGLSLNSELADTDRWSVEQIQSRGAALVNRAMELFAFPGVPE, from the coding sequence ATGATCAAATCTGTAAATAACTATCCCATTTCGCAACTTTTCGACATCGACGCCAGCGTCGTCTATGTTATTCCCAAATATCAGAGGGAATACACCTGGGGCAAACAGCACTGGCAAAATCTCTTCGACGACCTGATCGAAAACGATCCGGGCTATTTTCTTGGTTCGATCATATGCATAAATCAGTCGACCGATACGTTAGCCATCCAAGAACTCGAGGTGGTCGACGGTCAGCAAAGACTTACGACGATCTCCTTACTATTCGCGGCCGTATACAAGGCTTTTGGTTCGGGCACCGGTGAGCTTAACGAGGATCTCCTGGTCGAGCGAAACAACATGAAGCGCAAGCTTGTCTTGCGTGGTGCCTCGGATCGAATGCGCGTTGTTCCTCAGAGTCAGAACCGAAATCACGACGACTATCGCGCCATATTGTCAGAAATTGAGGTCATCAACCAATATGAGATTCCATTAAATGCGGGTAACCGGCGAGTAATGAAGGCTTTTCGTTACTTTCAAACACGCATTGAAGAGCTGATAACCGCAGCCGATGATCGAAACGCGGCTCTGATAGGTTTTGTAGATAAGCTAAGCCGAGCCAGCCTTGTAAAGATCGAGGTTGCCAGTCATACCGACGCATATGTTCTTTTTGAGTCTCTCAATGACAGAGGAATGCCGTTAACGGCGGTCGATCTTATAAAAAACAAATTGCTTGCCAAGATAGATAGGGACGATCCGGTTCGTGTCGATTACTACTTTGAGCAATGGCTTGCCTTATTGAATGAGTTAGGCGAAGAGTACGCGATCCACGAGCGATTTTTCCGCCAATATTACAATGCCTTTAAGGATGAACTTAAAGGCATTATCGAAGTTCCAATTGCCACTCGTTCAAATCTTATCTTCATCTTTGAAAAGCTGATAAACCACAACGCGACTGAATGCCTGACAAAAGCGGCCGCAGCTGCGCGACTATACTCATTCATCCTTTCCCGGCGAACTGATAACACTCTTCAAGATCTGCGAAAACCCCTTCAGGACCTCGAGAGAATTCAGGGTGCCCCGTCGTATGTGTTGCTATTAAACCTGTTGACCCGCCGTGGCCAGCTTGGCTTAAACACGGAGCACCTTAAAGCGATCATCAACGATCTGGCTGTATTCTTTGTCCGTCGTAATCTGACGGACACACCACCAACCCACGAGGTCGCCCGCCTTCCTCTCAAGATATTAGAGGGCTCAAGAGGACTGACCGGTCAAGACGTTGTTGATTTTATTCAGGCACAACTTGCTGCCGTTTCATCAACAGATGCAGAATTTCGCCGCCGGCTCGAAGGTTCCATTTACGAGGAGAACATCGGCGTTGCTCGTTATGTTCTTACGGCACTTGCTGAAGACAGCATGACGACAGAAACATTTACTGATCTTTGGGAAAAACCGGGAACGCAAATGACGTGGACCATCGAACACATTTTCCCTCAGGGCGAGAACATTCCCGAATCGTGGGTGCAAATGATGGCGGACGGTGATTCGGAGCATGCGAAACAGATACAGCTCCTGCATGTACATCGGTTGGGGAATCTGACGATTACCGGCTACAACAGTTCCCTCGGAAACAAGAGTTTCGTAGACAAACGGGATAGGACAGATTCTGCAGGTCGGTTTGTCGGTTATAAGAATGGGCTCTCACTAAATTCTGAATTGGCGGATACTGATAGATGGAGTGTGGAGCAAATTCAGTCTCGTGGTGCTGCGCTGGTTAATAGAGCGATGGAATTATTCGCGTTTCCAGGCGTTCCAGAATAA
- a CDS encoding DEAD/DEAH box helicase family protein — translation MSNQFFEHPILNSPYEIPSRHWGLDAEGQPTQQVLEHRRRADFITPIPKAKKQKKTAQQPGFVFDEGVGLSTTEQAYDPTSIINEVRGYVDQWRKLTNSNDWLVTPETARLLKHWRQHKFSNLRPFFCQIEAVEVAIWLTEVAPKFPAGKKFLEHLTNANNDANPELMRLALKLATGAGKTTVMAMLIAWQTLNAVRQPGSKKFARGFLIVAPGLTIKDRLRVLHPHDPDSYYQSRELVPQDMLRDLDKAKIVITNYHAFKLRERIDISKGGRLLLQGRGGEELNTLETEGQMIQRVMPGLMGLKNILVINDEAHHCYREKPLTEAEKALKGDDKKEAEKNREAARMWISGLETVKRKLGVSQVIDLSATPFFLRGSGYAEGTLFPWTMSDFSLMDAIECGIVKLPRVPIADNLPSGVEMPMFRNLWDRIGKKMPKKGRGKSDFLDPLSIPVELQTALEALYGHYEKTFELWKSGGVSVPPCFIVVCQNTAISKLIYDYISGFDRPTDEDGTIPPPFLGKLSLFSNYDEHGSRLPRPNTLLIDSEQLESGDALDEKFREMAVDEIERFKREMRQRGDRDKAEKMSDQDLLREVMNTVGKRDSLGGQIRCVVSVSMLTEGWDANTVTHVLGVRAFGTQLLCEQVIGRALRRQSYDLNEEGLFNVEYADVLGIPFDFTAKPVVAPPQPPRETIQVKAIRPERDGLEIRFPRVDGYRVELPEERLTAKFNEDSVLELTPELVGPSVTRNSGIIGEAVDLNLKHLDDLRHSTLLFQVTQRLLYTKWRDPGEEPKLHLFGQLKRITKQWFDTCLVCKGGTYPGLLMYQELADIACDRITKAIVTAEAGKRPIKAMLDPYNPVGSTMHVNFTTSRRDRWETDSRRCHINWVILDSDWEAEFCRVAEGHPKVRSYVKNHNLGLEVPYRYGSETRTYIPDFIVRIDDGHGDEDLLNLIVEIKGYRREDAKEKKSTMDTYWVPGVNNLGTHGRWAFAEFTEVYQIESDFKGKIQSMFDEMIATQTKIK, via the coding sequence ATGTCTAATCAGTTTTTTGAACATCCCATACTAAACTCTCCCTATGAGATTCCATCTCGTCACTGGGGATTAGACGCTGAAGGTCAACCAACACAACAGGTCCTGGAACATCGGCGCCGGGCGGACTTTATCACGCCAATTCCGAAGGCTAAGAAGCAAAAGAAAACTGCTCAACAACCTGGCTTCGTATTTGACGAGGGTGTCGGGCTGTCGACGACCGAGCAGGCATACGATCCAACATCGATCATCAACGAAGTGCGTGGATATGTGGATCAATGGCGAAAATTGACGAATTCGAATGACTGGCTGGTCACGCCCGAAACAGCACGTCTACTTAAACATTGGCGACAACATAAATTCAGCAACCTTCGCCCGTTCTTTTGTCAGATCGAGGCGGTGGAAGTGGCTATTTGGCTTACTGAAGTTGCGCCAAAGTTCCCAGCCGGAAAGAAATTCCTTGAGCATCTAACAAACGCAAATAACGACGCTAATCCCGAATTGATGCGTCTCGCATTAAAGCTTGCAACCGGAGCTGGCAAGACAACGGTCATGGCAATGCTCATCGCCTGGCAGACCTTGAACGCTGTGCGTCAGCCGGGTTCAAAAAAATTCGCTCGTGGATTTCTGATCGTCGCCCCGGGACTGACGATCAAGGATCGTCTTCGTGTACTCCATCCGCACGACCCAGACAGTTACTATCAAAGTCGCGAGTTGGTTCCACAAGACATGCTTCGCGACCTCGACAAGGCTAAGATTGTTATCACCAATTATCATGCCTTCAAACTCCGCGAACGGATCGATATTTCAAAAGGCGGTCGACTCTTGCTGCAAGGCCGAGGCGGCGAAGAACTTAATACTCTCGAAACCGAGGGCCAAATGATCCAGCGGGTCATGCCAGGGTTGATGGGATTAAAGAACATCCTAGTTATCAATGATGAAGCCCACCATTGCTACCGCGAAAAGCCATTAACTGAAGCTGAAAAGGCTCTGAAGGGTGATGATAAGAAGGAAGCTGAGAAGAATCGTGAGGCTGCTCGGATGTGGATCTCCGGACTTGAAACGGTTAAACGAAAACTCGGTGTAAGCCAGGTCATTGATCTGTCTGCGACTCCTTTCTTCCTTCGGGGATCGGGCTATGCCGAGGGGACGCTGTTCCCCTGGACGATGAGCGATTTCTCACTTATGGACGCTATCGAGTGCGGTATCGTCAAGCTGCCCCGCGTTCCGATCGCTGACAATCTTCCAAGTGGTGTTGAGATGCCGATGTTCCGCAATCTCTGGGACCGAATCGGCAAGAAAATGCCCAAGAAAGGTCGTGGAAAAAGTGATTTTCTCGATCCGCTCAGCATACCGGTAGAACTACAAACCGCCCTGGAAGCTCTTTACGGCCACTATGAAAAGACTTTCGAGCTTTGGAAGAGCGGTGGTGTAAGTGTCCCGCCGTGCTTTATTGTAGTTTGTCAGAATACGGCCATTTCCAAACTTATCTACGACTACATTTCCGGTTTCGATCGACCCACAGACGAAGACGGAACGATTCCGCCGCCATTTTTGGGAAAACTCTCGCTATTTTCGAATTACGATGAGCACGGATCTCGCCTTCCGCGTCCAAACACCCTTCTGATCGATAGCGAGCAACTCGAATCTGGCGACGCTCTCGACGAGAAATTTCGCGAGATGGCAGTGGATGAGATAGAGCGATTCAAGCGGGAAATGCGTCAACGCGGTGATCGCGATAAAGCTGAAAAGATGTCCGATCAGGACCTTTTGCGCGAAGTTATGAACACGGTCGGAAAACGCGACAGCCTTGGCGGTCAGATCCGATGCGTTGTTTCGGTATCAATGCTTACAGAGGGCTGGGATGCAAATACGGTTACACATGTGCTTGGCGTTCGAGCTTTTGGAACTCAGTTGCTTTGCGAACAGGTTATCGGTCGGGCGTTGCGGCGCCAATCCTATGATTTGAACGAAGAAGGACTCTTCAATGTCGAGTACGCTGATGTACTTGGCATACCTTTCGATTTCACCGCTAAGCCCGTTGTAGCTCCACCACAACCTCCGCGTGAGACGATACAGGTCAAGGCTATTCGTCCAGAACGTGATGGTCTTGAGATCCGCTTCCCACGAGTTGACGGTTATCGTGTCGAGTTGCCGGAGGAAAGACTGACCGCCAAGTTCAATGAAGATTCTGTATTGGAGCTTACGCCGGAACTCGTTGGACCGTCAGTCACTCGCAATTCTGGCATTATTGGCGAGGCGGTCGATCTTAACCTGAAACACCTCGACGACCTGCGGCATTCGACGCTGCTTTTTCAAGTTACTCAAAGACTTCTATATACGAAGTGGCGTGACCCGGGCGAGGAACCAAAGCTCCACCTTTTTGGCCAGCTAAAACGGATCACCAAGCAATGGTTCGATACATGCCTGGTCTGCAAAGGCGGCACTTACCCGGGACTGCTGATGTACCAAGAGTTGGCCGACATTGCCTGCGATCGAATCACCAAGGCAATAGTCACTGCTGAGGCGGGTAAACGTCCGATAAAGGCAATGCTCGACCCTTACAACCCGGTCGGCTCGACCATGCACGTCAATTTCACAACTTCAAGACGCGACCGCTGGGAAACGGATTCACGAAGGTGTCACATAAACTGGGTGATACTCGACAGCGATTGGGAAGCTGAATTTTGCCGTGTTGCCGAAGGACATCCAAAGGTCCGCTCTTACGTTAAGAACCACAATCTCGGTCTTGAAGTTCCATATCGTTATGGTTCGGAAACACGAACTTATATCCCTGATTTTATAGTGCGGATCGATGATGGCCATGGCGATGAAGATCTACTCAACCTTATTGTCGAGATCAAAGGCTATCGCCGCGAAGACGCCAAGGAAAAGAAATCAACGATGGATACCTACTGGGTTCCGGGAGTCAATAATCTCGGCACTCACGGTCGCTGGGCGTTTGCTGAATTTACTGAGGTCTATCAGATCGAGAGTGATTTCAAAGGAAAGATCCAATCAATGTTTGATGAAATGATCGCTACACAGACAAAAATAAAATGA
- a CDS encoding CHAT domain-containing protein yields the protein MGITCPFIIRVRTTFNAALAQVSNEQPLESFLAFKQLGKNDGRLTVEDILKIKLKKGSLVFLASCDTNNVLNGEGLVSLAWAMMGSGASTVISAQWEANDQSTEIFTKSFYKFYKEGDSSAGALQKASLEMIKNKSSNMHEPYYWANFTLTGDYR from the coding sequence TTGGGAATAACCTGCCCATTCATAATTCGGGTAAGAACAACATTTAACGCGGCCCTTGCCCAAGTAAGTAATGAACAGCCACTAGAATCTTTCTTAGCTTTCAAACAATTAGGGAAGAATGATGGTCGTTTGACGGTAGAGGATATCTTAAAGATAAAACTGAAAAAGGGCAGCCTCGTATTTCTGGCATCCTGCGACACTAACAATGTTCTGAACGGGGAAGGTCTGGTTAGCCTCGCCTGGGCAATGATGGGCTCGGGGGCCTCCACAGTGATTTCAGCTCAATGGGAGGCAAACGACCAGTCAACGGAGATTTTCACCAAATCATTTTACAAATTCTACAAAGAGGGTGATTCATCTGCCGGAGCTCTTCAGAAGGCGTCGCTGGAGATGATCAAAAACAAATCCAGCAATATGCACGAACCGTATTATTGGGCTAATTTTACTCTAACTGGGGATTATCGATAG
- a CDS encoding strawberry notch C-terminal domain-containing protein, with product MKAKKDSSGCSLLTWARAALNVVLTRIMNGQVIPNLEDPKRALDDMALVKKGSEGREEISESEKTNIPRFLNRLLSLEVDRQNALFDYFYQTFLETIEHLKSKGKIDDGMEDLKAISVMVAEPPHVLHSDPLTGAQTVYYKLELTVATHPAKFDELSLNEYIRFYQNRSNDSYVAVRATLSHTDPETGDRFQMFSVSRPAGYNLSYIRENELVQKYKLVPKSRAESWWLYEESKIPASEKRTVHLLSGALLPIWKHLNALQQTGLNIVRTTTNDGMRLVGVNISAECITEIRKHFGIWRSAATTAEEILKSVNDDYENIDLLGDIKVRKTRFQGTSVVEVYPSTSEQIREFRETELINIVQNGKQRFFVPENEEIANIAFGKLLKMYPPVHLLQASVATESDNNFPPLDYANEPVVLPTWIIEPLATEVALVSTQGQAVLKLVN from the coding sequence TTGAAAGCTAAGAAAGATTCTAGTGGCTGTTCATTACTTACTTGGGCAAGGGCCGCGTTAAATGTTGTTCTTACCCGAATTATGAATGGGCAGGTTATTCCCAATCTTGAAGACCCGAAACGAGCTCTCGATGACATGGCGCTTGTAAAAAAAGGAAGTGAAGGCCGCGAGGAGATCTCGGAGAGCGAAAAAACCAATATTCCGCGATTTTTGAATCGTCTGCTTTCACTTGAGGTTGACCGGCAAAACGCTTTGTTTGACTATTTCTATCAGACTTTTCTGGAGACGATCGAGCATTTGAAGTCGAAAGGAAAGATTGATGACGGGATGGAAGATCTGAAAGCGATTTCCGTTATGGTCGCCGAACCGCCCCATGTTTTGCATTCCGATCCTCTGACAGGCGCTCAAACAGTCTATTACAAGCTAGAATTGACCGTCGCAACGCATCCCGCAAAATTTGACGAGCTTTCTCTCAATGAATATATCCGCTTTTATCAAAACCGAAGCAACGATTCATATGTTGCGGTTCGGGCAACCTTGTCTCACACCGACCCCGAAACCGGCGATCGTTTTCAAATGTTCTCAGTGAGTCGTCCAGCCGGTTATAATCTTTCATATATCCGGGAAAATGAACTCGTTCAAAAATATAAACTCGTCCCCAAAAGCCGGGCCGAAAGCTGGTGGCTGTACGAAGAAAGCAAGATTCCGGCGAGCGAAAAGAGGACGGTCCATCTTTTGAGCGGAGCATTGCTGCCAATTTGGAAGCACCTGAACGCCCTTCAACAAACGGGACTAAATATCGTCCGCACGACAACGAACGATGGGATGCGGCTGGTCGGGGTGAATATCTCCGCTGAATGTATAACCGAGATCCGCAAACATTTCGGAATATGGCGCTCAGCGGCGACTACGGCGGAAGAAATTCTTAAGAGCGTCAACGACGATTACGAAAACATCGATCTTCTCGGAGATATTAAGGTTCGAAAAACCCGCTTTCAGGGTACCAGTGTTGTTGAGGTCTATCCCTCAACATCCGAGCAGATACGAGAATTTCGCGAGACCGAGCTAATAAATATCGTTCAGAATGGTAAGCAACGTTTCTTTGTGCCCGAAAACGAGGAAATCGCTAATATTGCATTCGGAAAACTATTGAAGATGTATCCACCTGTTCATCTACTCCAAGCGTCGGTCGCGACCGAATCTGATAACAACTTTCCGCCGCTCGACTATGCAAATGAACCCGTCGTTTTGCCCACCTGGATTATCGAGCCGTTAGCCACTGAAGTCGCGCTTGTATCTACCCAGGGCCAGGCCGTGTTGAAATTGGTTAACTGA
- a CDS encoding sigma-54-dependent Fis family transcriptional regulator — MMDNSNNEMLTASRSFMITDLEARIERYARVSHYVLITGERGTGKTTIAKRLHQKSSRSKKEFVNVNCASLSGDLLESELFGYEKGAFTGATAPKAGLFEIAAGGTLFLDEIGEMTLNLQAKLLKAVEEKRIRRVGSTVERPVDVRIVAATSKDLKAMVTEGTFRPDLFDRLNILNLETVPLRYQKEKIKGLVYRQLNDECRAVGREKPFEISDEAIEELEIHHWSGNFRELLNFATRLAVECIDDTLITRERVKSVLGERSSETNIGKNSMKSVFSEGSMARNDGSVHDDVVTVTFDSKKDNLDSIYEGGRNCHTTSSTTKQRKSKTSCEGIGCNTFDPLSDSQKVQRPANPSGQNPTAK; from the coding sequence ATGATGGATAACTCGAACAACGAAATGCTCACAGCCAGCCGAAGTTTCATGATCACGGATCTAGAAGCAAGGATCGAGCGATACGCCCGTGTATCGCACTATGTCTTGATAACGGGTGAGCGTGGAACCGGAAAAACTACCATAGCCAAACGGCTGCATCAAAAAAGTTCGAGATCAAAAAAGGAATTTGTAAACGTCAACTGCGCAAGTCTTTCGGGCGATCTGCTTGAATCCGAATTGTTTGGCTATGAAAAAGGCGCTTTTACCGGAGCAACAGCTCCGAAAGCAGGGCTGTTCGAGATCGCCGCCGGAGGAACCCTTTTTCTCGATGAAATCGGCGAAATGACGCTGAATTTACAAGCAAAGCTTTTGAAGGCTGTGGAAGAAAAGCGTATCAGGCGGGTCGGCAGCACGGTTGAAAGACCAGTGGATGTAAGGATAGTTGCTGCGACCTCGAAAGATCTTAAAGCGATGGTGACAGAAGGCACGTTCCGACCAGATCTATTCGATCGCTTGAATATTTTGAATCTCGAGACCGTTCCGCTTCGATATCAAAAGGAGAAGATCAAAGGCCTGGTTTACCGACAACTGAATGATGAATGTCGGGCGGTTGGCAGGGAGAAGCCCTTTGAGATAAGCGACGAAGCAATCGAGGAACTGGAGATCCACCATTGGTCCGGAAATTTTCGAGAATTGCTCAATTTCGCCACCCGTCTTGCTGTCGAGTGTATAGACGACACACTGATTACCAGAGAAAGGGTGAAATCTGTTTTGGGCGAACGCTCCTCCGAAACAAATATTGGTAAAAACAGCATGAAATCGGTTTTTTCTGAAGGCTCAATGGCGCGGAATGACGGATCGGTGCATGACGATGTTGTAACAGTGACTTTCGATTCCAAAAAGGACAACCTCGATAGTATTTATGAAGGCGGCCGGAACTGTCATACAACGAGCTCTACAACAAAACAACGGAAATCTAAGACGAGCTGCGAGGGCATTGGGTGCAACACATTCGACCCTCTCTCGGATTCTCAAAAAGTACAACGACCGGCTAATCCTTCAGGACAAAACCCAACCGCGAAATGA